A stretch of Treponema vincentii F0403 DNA encodes these proteins:
- a CDS encoding TP0733 family outer membrane beta-barrel protein codes for MKRYCLLFFFSIFSLWNIFAQKASDTQETAPPSAQSPITAYVYEPIRKGDQFIRMGLQLGIPLFNTSPEKFAIKTNIYPGGSIFLGYTHYLTKGVSIGGDVAFTFHLTLGSNLYFAIPFTINSGYTFAIEKFRIPLTFGIGGNFQAYNGTRYFSLFFRPQAGVFYQYSPEWSFGGELSWDIVPQWYKDSSFNRTGNFLNIGFAARYHF; via the coding sequence ATGAAGCGTTATTGTTTACTTTTCTTTTTTTCTATTTTCAGTCTTTGGAATATTTTTGCGCAGAAAGCCTCCGATACTCAAGAAACAGCTCCGCCCTCCGCACAATCTCCTATTACCGCTTATGTCTATGAACCCATACGGAAGGGCGACCAGTTTATCCGCATGGGCTTACAGTTAGGAATACCGCTGTTTAATACTTCGCCGGAAAAATTTGCAATTAAAACCAATATCTATCCGGGAGGAAGTATCTTTCTCGGATATACTCACTATCTGACGAAGGGAGTTTCGATCGGCGGCGACGTTGCTTTTACCTTTCATTTAACGCTCGGCAGCAATCTTTATTTTGCCATTCCTTTTACTATAAACTCAGGATACACCTTTGCAATAGAAAAATTCCGTATTCCGCTCACCTTCGGGATAGGCGGCAATTTTCAGGCTTATAACGGTACACGGTATTTCAGCTTATTTTTTAGACCGCAGGCTGGTGTTTTCTATCAGTATTCCCCTGAATGGTCATTCGGCGGGGAATTATCATGGGATATTGTTCCGCAATGGTATAAAGATTCAAGTTTTAACCGTACCGGCAATTTCTTAAATATCGGTTTTGCCGCACGGTACCACTTTTAA
- a CDS encoding AAA family ATPase, translated as MSKDLFETAAAAERLPLAARMRPRSLDEYIGQEHIVGKGRLLRRAIQADRLSSVIFFGPPGTGKTTLAQVIANHTKSNFLSLNAVLAGVQQIRDAIASAEQYKKLYGKPTILFVDEVHRWNRAQQDALLPWVENGTVIFIGATTENPFFEVNKALVSRSRVFQLKALTDADLYRTAERCLRDTERGYGKWKVSFTDGALEHLIETAAGDARSLLNALELAVETSVEHWPPPAGTEITIDMQAAEESIQQKAVLYDKDGDYHYDIISAFIKSIRGSDPDAALYWLARMVRAGESPHFIFRRMLISACEDIGLADPHALTVVTSAAAAFDRIGLPEGRYHLTHAALYLATCPKSNSALGFFDALKAVEKEQTEVPNHLKDANRDGESLGHGEGYLYPHAYRDHWIAQQYLPDELIGRVFYTPGYTGYEEKIRNDVLAKRETQLAAIYEAAEGNKDSFTVEDWQARTEGSSAEILEQIRDTLMGLANLSADDRVLIYRADGGLLLWPSTRITLNGCTAGIFEHQEALQSALRYAETFEFLNRPITAVLPSSNRYMETSSNMVPAGSMVNAEKKGCELFPDLAFDAVLSYNPAAAADDFSAFFSHIAQEHTAGTRIIFAFPLPQQGLRLSALLPPDDAAEQSVNRFTAAETAFFSDSKNKRIAWTERTVAELAEKAGYCVQLLKKIDYQEKRLITQAELNRWFSAESEYGTAIRSAFAADEAELEKIIRQLEQRRRKPAAYTRTIVYMSVSREIV; from the coding sequence GTGAGTAAGGATTTATTCGAGACTGCGGCAGCGGCGGAACGGCTTCCGCTTGCTGCACGTATGCGTCCTCGCAGTCTTGACGAGTATATCGGGCAGGAACATATTGTCGGAAAAGGACGACTTTTACGGAGAGCTATCCAAGCGGATAGGCTCTCGTCCGTTATCTTTTTCGGGCCGCCGGGGACGGGAAAGACTACCCTTGCCCAAGTTATTGCCAATCATACCAAAAGTAATTTTTTAAGTTTAAATGCCGTCCTTGCAGGAGTGCAGCAAATACGCGATGCCATTGCATCGGCGGAACAATATAAAAAACTCTACGGAAAACCTACCATTCTTTTTGTCGATGAGGTACACCGATGGAACCGAGCCCAGCAGGATGCGTTACTGCCGTGGGTGGAAAACGGAACGGTGATTTTTATCGGCGCGACAACCGAAAATCCTTTTTTTGAAGTGAATAAAGCCTTAGTCAGCCGCAGCCGCGTATTTCAGCTTAAAGCGCTCACCGATGCCGACCTCTACCGGACAGCGGAACGGTGCTTACGGGATACGGAACGGGGCTACGGAAAATGGAAGGTTTCCTTTACCGATGGTGCATTGGAGCACCTTATCGAAACCGCTGCAGGGGATGCCCGCAGTCTTCTGAATGCGCTTGAGCTTGCCGTTGAAACCTCCGTCGAGCACTGGCCGCCGCCTGCCGGTACCGAAATCACTATCGATATGCAGGCTGCCGAAGAAAGCATCCAGCAAAAAGCAGTACTCTACGATAAAGACGGCGATTACCATTACGATATCATCAGCGCTTTTATTAAATCCATCAGGGGAAGCGACCCCGATGCGGCTCTCTACTGGCTTGCCCGAATGGTGCGGGCAGGGGAGTCTCCTCACTTTATCTTTCGGCGTATGCTTATCTCTGCTTGCGAAGACATCGGGCTTGCCGATCCCCATGCGTTGACCGTTGTTACAAGCGCGGCGGCGGCTTTTGACCGCATCGGTTTGCCGGAGGGTAGGTATCACCTGACTCACGCGGCACTGTACCTTGCGACCTGTCCAAAATCGAACAGCGCCCTCGGCTTTTTCGACGCCTTAAAAGCGGTGGAAAAAGAACAAACCGAGGTACCGAACCACCTCAAAGATGCAAACCGTGACGGAGAATCGCTCGGGCACGGGGAAGGCTACCTGTATCCCCATGCCTACCGCGACCACTGGATTGCGCAGCAGTATCTGCCCGACGAGCTTATCGGCAGGGTGTTTTACACGCCCGGATACACCGGCTATGAAGAAAAGATACGGAATGATGTACTGGCAAAGCGGGAAACCCAGCTTGCCGCCATATACGAAGCCGCCGAGGGCAATAAGGATAGCTTTACGGTTGAGGATTGGCAGGCTCGGACGGAAGGAAGCAGCGCCGAAATACTGGAACAAATACGGGATACCCTTATGGGGCTGGCAAACCTATCCGCCGATGACCGCGTGCTGATTTACCGGGCAGACGGAGGGCTTTTACTGTGGCCGAGTACCCGCATCACTCTTAACGGATGTACGGCAGGTATTTTTGAGCACCAAGAAGCCTTGCAATCGGCGCTGCGGTATGCGGAAACCTTTGAATTTTTGAACCGTCCGATTACGGCTGTTCTCCCCAGCTCTAATCGGTATATGGAAACTTCAAGCAATATGGTACCTGCGGGCAGTATGGTAAACGCGGAGAAAAAGGGCTGCGAGCTTTTCCCCGACTTAGCGTTTGACGCCGTGCTTTCATATAACCCCGCCGCGGCTGCGGATGATTTTAGCGCTTTCTTTTCCCACATAGCGCAAGAGCACACCGCCGGTACGCGTATCATCTTCGCATTTCCGCTTCCGCAACAGGGGCTAAGACTGTCGGCGCTGCTGCCACCTGATGACGCCGCAGAACAATCCGTTAATCGTTTTACGGCTGCGGAAACGGCATTTTTCTCCGACTCCAAAAACAAACGCATCGCATGGACGGAGCGCACCGTCGCAGAACTTGCAGAAAAAGCGGGCTACTGTGTACAGCTGCTTAAAAAAATAGACTACCAAGAAAAAAGGCTGATAACGCAGGCGGAACTCAACCGCTGGTTCTCGGCAGAATCGGAATACGGCACGGCAATTCGCAGCGCCTTTGCCGCAGACGAGGCAGAGCTGGAAAAAATCATCCGGCAGCTGGAACAGCGGCGTAGAAAGCCGGCCGCGTATACCCGCACTATCGTATATATGAGCGTCTCCCGTGAGATAGTGTAG